DNA from Oryzisolibacter sp. LB2S:
CGCTGGCGCGCATGACGGCGATCTGCGACGTGTACGACGCCGTCACCTCCCACCGCCCGTACAAGCGCGGCTGGGACCCTGCCGAGGCGCTGCGCCGCATGGCGGAGTGGACGCGCGGCCATCTGGACAGCCGGCTGTTCCAGGCCTTTGTCAAAAGCCTGGGCATCTACCCCGTGGGCTCGCTGCTGCGCCTGAGCTCGGGACGCCTGGCGGTCGTCACGCGGCAAAGCGATGAGTCCCTCACCACGCCCCATGTGCGCGTGTTCTTCTCCACGCGCTCGGGCATGCGCATCCCACCCTACGAGCTCGACCTGTCGGCACCCGACTGCAGGGAGCGCATAGCGGGGCGCGAAGACCCCGAGCGCTGGCAGTTCCCCGATCTGGACCGGCTCTGGGCCGATACCCCGCACCCGCCCTGACGGGCGCAGGGTACCGCGGGATTTGGGACAATCGCCGGCTTCTTCTTGGAACGGGCCCGTCCGGCCCTCAAGCAACGCATGTCCTCCCCATCCCACCCGTTCACGCTCAGCGACTTCGACTTCGCGCTGCCCGAATCCCTCATTGCCCAGCATCCCGCGCCCGAGCGCAGCGCCTCGCGCCTGCTCGACGCGCGCAGGCATCCGCCCACCGACCGCATCTTTCGCGAGCTGCCCGAGCTGCTCGCGCCCGGCGACCTCGTCGTCTTCAACGACACGCGCGTGCTCAAGGCGCGCTTGTTCGGCGAGAAGGCCAGCGGCGGCCGGCTGGAGCTGCTCATCGAGCGCGTGCTCACGCCCGGCGAGGTCGTGGCCCACATGAAGGTCAGCAAGAAGCCGCTGCCCGGCGCCACCGTGCACCTGGCCGGCGGCCTGGCCGCGGGAGGGTTCGACGCGCGCCTGCTCGGGCGCTGGCCCGACGCCGACGGCCCGCTGTTTCGCTTCGAGCTGCAGGGCCCGGCGGGCGAGAGCGCCTGGGAGCTCATGCAGCGCCACGGCCACCTGCCGCTGCCGCCCTACATAGAGCGCCAGCAGAACGCCGCTCACGACCCCGACGCGGCCGAGGACGCCGAGCGCTACCAGACGGTGTTTGCGCGCACGCCCGGCGCCGTGGCCGCGCCCACGGCCGCGCTGCATTTCGACCAGGGGGTGCTGGATGCGCTGGACGCGCGCGGCATCGAACGCGCCAGCGTCACCCTGCATGTGGGTGCGGGCACCTTCCAGCCCGTCAAGACCGAGAACCTGGCCGAGCACCGCATGCACAGCGAGTGGTACGACATCCCTGCGGCCACGCTGGCCGCCCTGGAGCGCTGCCGCGCGCGCGGCGGGCGCGTGGTGGCCGTGGGCACGACCACGGTGCGCACGCTCGAGTCCTGGGCCCAGACCGGCCGGACCACGGGCGACACCAGCATCTTCATCACGCCGGGCTTCGGCTTCCGGGTCGTGGATCTGCTCATCACCAACTTCCACCTGCCCAAGAGCACGCTGATGATGCTGGTCAGCGCCTTCGCGGGCTACGAGCAGGTGATGGCGCTGTACCGCCACGCCATCGCCGAGCAGTACCGCTTCTTCAGCTACGGCGACGCCATGCTGCTCGAGCGCCAGGGCGAGCGCGCATGAGCCCCGGGCCCGCCAAGCCCCTGCGGTGGCGATGACGCGCGCCGACCATCGCGGCACGGCCCTGGCGGGCATCGCGCTCACCGTGGGCGCATGCGCCTGCTTTGCGCTGCTCGACACCTCCACCAAGCTCGTGAGCGCAACCACGCCGCTGGTGCTGGCCCTGTGGCTGCGCTACCTGTTCCAGTCGCTGTTCACCTGCGCCTACGTGCTGCCGCGCACCGGCTGGCGCTGGCCGCGCACGGCCCACCCGCGCTTTCAGGTGCTGCGCGCGCTGCTGTTTGGCGCAACCAGCCTGTTCGGCATCTTCAGCATCCATGTCATGCCGCTGGCCGAGTTCACCGCCGTCGTCGCCGCCACGCCGCTGTGCGTGACGCTGGTGGCCGCGCTCTGGCTGCGCCAGCCCGTGAGCGCGCTGCGCTGGCTGCTCGTGGCCACGGGCCTGGCCAGCGTGCTGCTGATACTGCGCCCGGGCGGCGGGGG
Protein-coding regions in this window:
- a CDS encoding DMT family transporter, giving the protein MTRADHRGTALAGIALTVGACACFALLDTSTKLVSATTPLVLALWLRYLFQSLFTCAYVLPRTGWRWPRTAHPRFQVLRALLFGATSLFGIFSIHVMPLAEFTAVVAATPLCVTLVAALWLRQPVSALRWLLVATGLASVLLILRPGGGGAGAGWALVLPLCMLACGTGYQILSSRMATREEPATTQFYTSWIAAALMTLTAPFVWTAITSAWVWLGLALMGLSSALGHMLLLRAYALATPATIAPFLYSQIAFAMLAGWAVYGHMPDHWSLLGMGLIAASGAASTWLTVRETR
- the queA gene encoding tRNA preQ1(34) S-adenosylmethionine ribosyltransferase-isomerase QueA, which translates into the protein MSSPSHPFTLSDFDFALPESLIAQHPAPERSASRLLDARRHPPTDRIFRELPELLAPGDLVVFNDTRVLKARLFGEKASGGRLELLIERVLTPGEVVAHMKVSKKPLPGATVHLAGGLAAGGFDARLLGRWPDADGPLFRFELQGPAGESAWELMQRHGHLPLPPYIERQQNAAHDPDAAEDAERYQTVFARTPGAVAAPTAALHFDQGVLDALDARGIERASVTLHVGAGTFQPVKTENLAEHRMHSEWYDIPAATLAALERCRARGGRVVAVGTTTVRTLESWAQTGRTTGDTSIFITPGFGFRVVDLLITNFHLPKSTLMMLVSAFAGYEQVMALYRHAIAEQYRFFSYGDAMLLERQGERA